In Lolium rigidum isolate FL_2022 chromosome 7, APGP_CSIRO_Lrig_0.1, whole genome shotgun sequence, the DNA window TCTGTTGAACTGATATATTGCTGCTGATTGTACTGTAGGGCCGGCTGACATGGTTGACGACGTCACTGGTGGTCTGAAGCTCTTGTAACATCACTTCAGCATAGCATTCTCTCAAACACGCTGGTTCAAATAGCAGTGCTGGAACTCTGCAATCTACAATTGTCTTGCACTTCCAGTGATCTCGTGCTGGCAAATGAAGCTTTTCGCTTCATCGGTTAACTTGATGTCGTTTTTTCTGGATTTGTTTGGAACAAGGTTGCGTCAACTTTTACTTGTATTGAGGTGTATCAACTGTGTCTTTTAAGATGATATTTCAGTAAATCCACTGGTTTTGGAGCTGACAAATTATGGGCCATTCATTTCATACGTAGATTACATATATGAATAGTATAACTTTTTTTGTTTCCCTTCCATGAAAAATCATAGTTATGCTTGATTATCGTCTGAATTTCTTACATGTAGGATTAGTTAGTTCATTCCAAAGGTCAATTTTCACCTATGTTCTCTGGCATGACTGACAATGGTGAAGTCCTTCCTGGTAAAAAATTCGTCTACTTTGAATGATGAAACAGAAATACGAATATACAATGCAGTGTCAATACATCATCAATTAGGAACCAACTTACAAGAAATcaatttgttttttctttctgtGGATCGTACAACCTGGAGAGAAGATACCCATCGAAGATTGGAGATTGTTTTAAAAAATTATTCAAGACGAGCACAGACGAAATCAAAGGATGAAGTTGCGAGCCGTATGGCCCAAGATGTGTCAGCCCGAGTTCGGCCCATCTCAACTCAAGCGGCCGAAGCAGGCGAGTACACAAGAGTTCGTTGCCTTCTCTCCCTCccaagaaaaaaaactaaaagtTCGTCGCCGGCGCTGCCGGCGAAGTGAGGGCCTGAGGGGGGAATCAGCCGAAGCCCTCCACTCACTCCTTGTCGGCGTCGGCACCTTCACCTTCCTCCTGGACTTGGTTTAGGGGGCCGTGCACGCCCGAGAAAATTAAGGTAAAGTAAGATTGAACTTTGTTTAATTGCTTCCATAACTGACTAATATTCCCCAGCTGGACCTTTATTCCATAAGCGATGGTGCTGATGATTGCTTGCGATATAGTACTACCTCACTAGATCTGCATCCCTTGCAGCTGTTGGCCGGGCAGCAAGGGTCTCTCACTCGCTGGTTACTTCTTGATGAGCAAGGGAGAGTAGTTGCTCTAGGACCAAGGAAGATCTATATCCCATCTCTCTAACTGATTCAACCTTAAGGTATAACTGATTTCAGCTCCACCACAGAAAACTATAGCTTGATTTTCCGTTTCGTCGTAGCTGATTTTCTCTCCAAAAGGGATGATCTCCTATTCTCCTCTGTTGCATATATACAGCTCTGTTTTATTGTTTCTCTAGAAAATGCTAGTCTCTGGTGAGTGGTGATTGAATTAATTATCCTTAGTTTCCATGGTTGGCATATAGTATGAAGAGATTTTTAGCATGGCATTGTTGGTGTGAAGCAACGAGTAATTTATTTGCATTCTTGTTTTCAGTAGTAGCAGTTCGAGGGAGCCAGCCCTGCAACAAATGGCAGGGGTTTTGGCGGCTTTGACATCCTATGTCACCAATATGATCGCTGACATGGCCAAAGAAGAGGTGGCCAAGCTGATCGGGGTTTCCGGCAAGATCGACAAACTGAGTCTCACGCTCACGGACCTCAAGAAATTCCTTTCAGATGCTGAAAGGAGGAACATCACCGATGAGAGTGTGAAGGGTTGGGTAGTGGAACTGAAGCACACAATGTACGATGTCACCAACATCCTCGACCTGTGTCAGCTCAAGGTCATGGAGCAGGGTCCATCCAAGGACATGGGGTGCCTTAACCCCCTGCTCTTCTGCATGCGTAATCCTCTCCATGCCCGCAACATTGGCAGCCGCATCCAAGCGCTCAACGAGAAGCTGGATGGACTCTCCAAGAGGGCTCGTACTTTCAGTTTTATCAAGCTGGAAGTCTACCAAGACCGGAATACGACCCGCCCTCTGCTTGTTGATCGCAAGACAGATCCCCTGCTGGAGCGGTCGGCCGTGGTTGGAGAGAAGATCGAACATGACACAAGAGCGCTTGTCCAGCTGCTCACGAAGGAGGTCACTGACAACAGCGATAGCAGGAGGGTGGTTGCCATTGTTGGTGTTGGTGGGATCGGCAAGACCATCCTCAGCAAGAAGGTCTTCAACGACGAGGTCATCCAAGGCAAGTTCGCCAAGAAGATATGGTTGAGTATCACACAGGAGTTCAATGGGGTTGAGCTACTGAGGACGGCCATCATCAGTGCTGCCGACGGAAAAATTCCCGAATCTGTAAGAATCTCTCAAGATAAAGCTGTACTTGGGCCGGAACTTGTGAGTGTCATCAGggacaagaagttctttcttgtgTTGGATGACATGTGGGATATCAGTGTATGGAACAACCTGCTAAGTGCTCCTTTTAGCCACGGCGCCACTGGTAGCCGAGTCCTCATCACCACCAGATATGATGCAGTTGCACGAGGCATGAGAGCAGTGCAACCGTATCACCATGTCAGCAAATTAGGGCATGAAGATGGCTGGTTGTTGCTCACGAAGCAGGTGACTAAGTAACTACTAGTAGCCTCCACTCTATTTCAAGTGAATAGTAATCTATTCATCAGCTAACAATGGACATCATGATACTTTGATGTACTACCTCTATTtcagttcatagggcttgcgcGTATACCTAGGTTATTAATTTGATCAACATAATATCAATTGAACAATACAAGAATTGTATCATTAAATAGTAGATcatctaagctttctaatgatatatattttgtaatatatattttatattatcttCATCAAATTTACAACCTAGAAATACGTGTAAGCCCTATGAACCGGGACGGAAGGAGTACACTCAATGCTTACGCCTTAATTTCTCCTAGTGTTTAATGCGTCACTATGTATTGTTTGATGAACATACCCATTTAAATAGGCCGACAGAAGCAAATGTCTACACCCCACTAACTGCTTGTATAACCACCACAGTAAACTTGATGAATTTTCATTTTTCAATAGTTGCACACCTTAAAGTTCTAGTTAGTTCTCCAGATAACTAAACTATCCCTTAACTGAATTCCGAATTAATTACTTGCACGGCTGTTTCAGTATCCAATTCTCTAATATGTGCTGAGATAACTAGCTAGTCAGATCATTTTTATGTGGTAACAAGATAGAGAAGGAGGCAGCTACAAAATCATTTATATTCAATGGATAATTTTACGATTTTGCGTGGCAACTCAGTTGATTAAGTAGACCGTCTAATAGCCACTAAACATCTCTACCTGCAGGTACTTGGAACAGAGAAAAGTGATCCTGCGATTGATATGCTAAAGGATATTGGACTGCAAATTATAGAAAAATGTGATGGGTTACCCCTTGCCATAAAAGTGATGGGAGGACTCTTATGTCAGAAGGAGAAAGAACGGCGTGATTGGGAAAAGGTTCTACATGATGCTATATGGTCAGTATCTCGGATGCCGGAAGAGCTAAACTATGCAATATATCTTAGCTATGAGGACTTGTCTCCTTGTTTAAAGCAATGCTTTCTGCACTTCTCGCTTAAGCCAAAAAACAAACAATTagataatatgcaacttgttagcATGTGGATTGCTGAAGGGTTTATTCATGGGGACTCTGATATATTGGAGGAATTAGGAAGCGAGTACTATAAAGAGCTAATATCGAGGAACCTCATAGAGTTGGATACATCATGTGTCGGCCAATATATTTGCAACATGCATGATGTTGTTTGTTCATTTGCTCACTTTATGACTAAAGATGAAGCACTAGTAGCTCACAACGGAGAAGCTGTTAGTAAACATAGTTTGCAAAGGTTCCTTAGGTTATCTATAAAACCCCAGGGAGTAGAATCAGATGAATTTGAATGGAGAAATTTACAAGAGCAGAAATCACTAAGATCCATAATATTGATTGGGAACTTGAAGATTCAGCCTGGTGATTCCTTGGTTACCTTTTCTAGTCTACGGACTCTACATGTAGAATCATCAAATTTTGGCTTATTGGTTGAGTCCCTGTGTCAGCTCAAACACTTGAGGTATTTGACAGTAGGAGAATGCAATGATATAGAAAACCTGCCAgagaaccttcacgagatgaaatTCTTGCAACACATTAGTCTTGATGGTTGTGAGAATATTGTGAAACTTCCTGATAGTATTGTAAAGTTACGAGAACTGAGATATCTTGACATTGACCGCACATGTGTAAAAAGTATGCCTAGGGATTTTCGTGCTCTAACAAATTTGAGGACACTATATGGGTTTTTTGCGgcgaatcctatacaccgaccaggtcggtgcttacccagcaccgcacaccctggtcgggtatagggccggcccatttgcgttttttcattttattttcgttttctgtttattcgttttcttttcttttttgtttgtttttctgttttcttttcttttcttttctgtttctttttattttctttctttttaaaaACTCCGAAAAAATAAATTAATTttcttaaattttttaaaaatgttcaaatttataatttgttcaaatttgaaaattgtttaaatttgaaaattgttgaaaaataaaaaatgttcatattagaaaatttgttcaaacttaaaattgttcaaacttaaaattgttcaaaattaaaattgttcaaatttaaaattgttcaaaattaaaattgttcaaacttaaaatttgttcaaacataaaattgttcaaacttaaaattgttcaaaattaaattttgttcaaatttaaaaaaaaaaattaataaaattgTCAAATCAGAAGTTCTcgattttaaaatttaaagttcagattttaaaattttcattttttaaaatattcaaattataaaaaatgaacagaaagaaaagaaacgaaaaaagaaaacgTTTACCTGatgctgttgggccggcccagcaagcCACATCGGACCACCTAAAATAAAAACAGCCAGCCGGGTTCGTGGGCCGGGCCCAACAATGGCCGGGGGGGTGTGCGGCTCCTCGCTTtgccaccgaccaggtcggtgtaaagcaacACCCTTTTTTGCCCACATGGATGGTGATTGGTGCAGTTTGGAAGAGCTTGGGCCTCTTTCCGAGCTTAGGGCCATTGGATTAGTGGGCCTGGAGAATGTATCTAACGCCTCATTCGCGACAAAGGTTAGGCTTGGTGCGAAGGTGAATCTTTCTGTGATGAGCTTAGACTGTAGCACTAGACTCGAGGATGATGGACTGGTCAAACATGGAGCCTCTGAGAAGGATCAAGGAATActggaagaggtgtttgatgagctcTGTCCTCCTTCTTGTATAGAAGATATTCGCATAGATGGATATTTTGGGCGTCAGATCCCAAGATGGATAATGTCGACAGCACCGGCGCCCCTCAAGAGCTTGAAGATACTAATGATAGATAACCTGGTTTGCTGCACCCAACTGCCTAATGGTCTGTGTCAGCTCCCATGCTTGGAGTTTCTGAAGGTCAGTTGTGCTCCAGCAATAAAGCGTGTTGGCCCTGAATTCGTGCAGTCCTACGAGCAACGTCACCGTACTTCATCCCAGCCGGCAGCTATGTTTCCAAGACTGCACGAGATGATCTTATCTGAACTATTGGAATGTGAGGAGTGGGAATGGGAGGAGGAAATGCAAGCTATGCCCCTATTGGAAAAACTCCATATTGAAGATTGCAAATTGAGGTGTATTCCCCCTGGCCTTGCTTTCCATGCAAATTATTTGAAAACATTAACCTTATACAAACTCCAGCGCCTCGAATCTATTGAGAACTTTGCTTCTGTAGTTGAGCTTGACCTGTATGACTTACCAGAGCTGACTAGGATCTCCAATTTTCCCAAGTTGGAAAAGCTTGAGATCAGCTGCTGCGAAAAGCTCGAGTCGCTGCAGGAGATGACTGCACTCCGCGAACTTGAGCTGTGCTATGGAGAAAAAGAACTCCCACTTTACCTGCAGACTGTCAAGCCAAGCTATTTGCTGCTGGACTGCAGAGCAGAGATACTCACTTCCATGGCAGCGGGAGAATCTGGCCCTGAGTGGGACAAGTTTAGCCATATCCAGCATGTCGAGGCTTATGCAGATGATGACAACAATAGAATGTACCTGTCTTACACAAGCAAACCCTACAAGATGGATACAAAGATCGAGCCAAATCTGCAGGTAATATATAGTTCAATTGCCTCTGTCTGATATAAATAAATCTCCTCCAGTTGATTCCATCTCAGTTTTCTTTATATGCTAGAGGCAGCTGAATATAGTTCCTGGTGTTTAATTTTGCTTGGCAGGATGACGGTGAGGAGGGCGGAGAGGATTAAAATAAAGAGAAGTAGGCCGTAACTCGAGAAGAGGAAGTAGTAGTGGCAAGAATATCCGAGGATGCGATGCAAAATGCAATACAAGGATACGTATGTCTCCCACTTCTTCTACTACTACTCTTTTGGCCTTTTCCACTTTTGAATCTTCTACATTTTTTTGTATCATAACATTGTTATATGCCCATCCTTGATTGTTATATTTTTGAGAGAAAAACCCCAATTTGGTATATGAAATTGCCCCAGATGTGCGTTTTGGTCATGAACTCAAATCATGAATACCGGGTCACGAAGTTGCCCTGCGCGAGTGTTTTGATCACTCCGTCACAGCAACCGTATTGCAGATTGCCCCCTAAAATTTATTTTTcctatttctatttttttcataAGGTAAATTATTTTTTAATCTGTATTTAAGGACAAAAAAGGGTATCTGTTACGAATTTTATTTGCCAAGACCTGTAACGTTTATGAGAACTTTCTATGTAACCAGAATTCAGAAGGCATTTGACAATCTACAGTTTGCTAGTGCTAGTTTTGGGCAATGAACAGTGTTCCAGTATGAAGCTACATCATAACTTTAATATTCAGCTAGTATTTAAGCACAAAAGCGCCCCTCAGAAATGGGTTTATTTTTACTTTACTTTTGCAGGCGGCTTTACTTTCTTTGTCTGGCCCATAAACGCCAAGTGTTCATCCGTGCAACCTCCGTGTGCAGGCCAGGGAATTAACCTGCCTTTTCGAAAAACAAAAATACAACTTCGGGGATGTGATGaggagttgtacgccaagttgggCTTGTACTCCATATGTAGTGGTTGTACAGGCTACATCTTTACTAACCATATTGTGGAGATCCTCGTTGGCAAGAAAATTAGGATGCAAAATGCGAAGCTTACATCATAGCACGAAGAGTGGAATTTAGATTCCGCATTGATTTGTTACTGAATATCATAGAAATTCAAAAATGGGAGAAGGATAAGACAGGGCAGAAGGCAGACTGTTGTTATGCAGAGTTGCTGACCTTGCCCCGTAAGAGGTTCTCAAGTTCTTCACACTGACTAGTAGGTGTGCAAGGCTCAGTTATCGCCTTTTTATAGCGAGGAAATTATAAGTTGTCAGGTATAATAATGGTGATAAATCCTTTGCCATTTTAAATTTTATTCACTATTGAGTGTTCGTGTGGTGTACATCAGTCTGGATGGTAAAACATAATAATAGGAGTAGGATACAATGGTGTCAATACATCATCATGTAGGtagtggtacatgtatcatgaattaCTGCAGCAACTCTAAGCTGCTTCGATGAATGGGGATAATACATCTAATCGTGAATTCTGGATTCGGTGAAGCAACATGGTCAGACATGATAATCTTGTTCTTCCTTAGTTTCTACTAGTAGGAAATCAGATCAGCTGCTCTGCACCCTGCCATTCTTTTCACCGAAGATCCTGTTGAGGATGGCCGCCAGCCTCACGCCTCCCTGCGCAATCCTCTTCTCGACGACGGGCAGCGCCTTGAAGAAGTAGTCATCTGCACGCAGTTTAATCCCGATAAAATGTCACCACATGCACTTACTTCCAACCGGCAGCGCCTTCGAATTGGGTAATCGATTTGTCATTACCTCCTAAGGTGATGTCCTGCTCCACGCCCTCGTACGCGTCGCAGGCCAGCAGCGCGCTCTCCTTGGCGTACCTGCAGTTCACCTTCAGCCGTCAGGCTCTGCAGGATATATATTTCACCTTGGCAGCTCATGGTGAACTCTTACGTTTCAGCGCAGGTCTTTGTCCGGAGACGACACGCCTCCCACTGCTTCTCCTCGTTGGACCAGACATCCTGCAAAAATTACTCGAGGTGAAATTAAGCTGGAGTGGTATGGTTCATGGGATGGAATGCAAGACACTGGTGTGCAGTGCAGAGGTAGGTAGCAGCTTACGGTGATGTTTCGCTGGATGGCTTCGATCATGGTGGCCTGGTCGTTGTCGTAGAAGTCCTTCATCGCCGTCTCAATGACGCTCACGTCCCATACATGGTGCAGGTTGCCCTTCCTGGTGTACCAGTGGACGATGATGGTGTTGCCGCCGAGGTCGTCGGCGTGGCCGCAGTGGAGCGGCTGGTGCACGTCGCCGACGAAGTGGGCCAGGAACATGAGGCTCTCCGTCGGATCATCTGGCGCCAGAATTCAGCAACCCCATGGATGGCGTAAGAACACAGTACTTGACTAGGCTGAAATAATGGAGAACGTGCATCGACGAGTGAAGCTTACATGGGCTGGACGAGTCCTTGAGCGCGGCAGTGTAGTTGTTGATCGCCCCCACCACGCACCTGTCCTTCTCCCCCTTGGTGTCGTGGCAGTCCCCTGTCCGAAAAGAAAAACAAGTTAGCTTGGAAGCACAAAGAGAAATGATGTGATGATTCTGACGCGATCTAGGTGTGTGTTGGTTGGCCTTTGGCTTGTTGTTCTTGCTTGTCAAACTCTGGCCGCAAGGCCGTATATATCCTACCGCGAGCTCTACGACAACGTCGACAAGCTAGTGTTCAGTGAGAGTCAGCGATCGACATCACTGCTCAAGCAAACGCCTCGTTCATGCTTGAGCAGTGACGAAGGCCTAACCTGCTTGCCCAATCTAGCAAGATTGGCAGGCCAGTCAGTCATCCTATTCCTATCAGAAGAAGTACTCCGTAGTATATTCCCTTTGAGATGCACCAAAGAGAGAAACTCTAcggaaagtgtctttgacacatgggcaccagtgctcttctcactttcagatttttgaaaattttaaaatctcaAGTTTCTAAGTATCAAAAAATTATGActttaaatatatagatagatatatacgggtggagtgtatgcaaaaaagtcccgttaaaaaatactttgtattttgaacaatataaaaaagacaaatttctgacagttaATGGTAGTAAAA includes these proteins:
- the LOC124677491 gene encoding putative disease resistance protein RGA4, whose amino-acid sequence is MAGVLAALTSYVTNMIADMAKEEVAKLIGVSGKIDKLSLTLTDLKKFLSDAERRNITDESVKGWVVELKHTMYDVTNILDLCQLKVMEQGPSKDMGCLNPLLFCMRNPLHARNIGSRIQALNEKLDGLSKRARTFSFIKLEVYQDRNTTRPLLVDRKTDPLLERSAVVGEKIEHDTRALVQLLTKEVTDNSDSRRVVAIVGVGGIGKTILSKKVFNDEVIQGKFAKKIWLSITQEFNGVELLRTAIISAADGKIPESVRISQDKAVLGPELVSVIRDKKFFLVLDDMWDISVWNNLLSAPFSHGATGSRVLITTRYDAVARGMRAVQPYHHVSKLGHEDGWLLLTKQVLGTEKSDPAIDMLKDIGLQIIEKCDGLPLAIKVMGGLLCQKEKERRDWEKVLHDAIWSVSRMPEELNYAIYLSYEDLSPCLKQCFLHFSLKPKNKQLDNMQLVSMWIAEGFIHGDSDILEELGSEYYKELISRNLIELDTSCVGQYICNMHDVVCSFAHFMTKDEALVAHNGEAVSKHSLQRFLRLSIKPQGVESDEFEWRNLQEQKSLRSIILIGNLKIQPGDSLVTFSSLRTLHVESSNFGLLVESLCQLKHLRYLTVGECNDIENLPENLHEMKFLQHISLDGCENIVKLPDSIVKLRELRYLDIDRTCVKSMPRDFRALTNLRTLYGFFAANPTHMDGDWCSLEELGPLSELRAIGLVGLENVSNASFATKVRLGAKVNLSVMSLDCSTRLEDDGLVKHGASEKDQGILEEVFDELCPPSCIEDIRIDGYFGRQIPRWIMSTAPAPLKSLKILMIDNLVCCTQLPNGLCQLPCLEFLKVSCAPAIKRVGPEFVQSYEQRHRTSSQPAAMFPRLHEMILSELLECEEWEWEEEMQAMPLLEKLHIEDCKLRCIPPGLAFHANYLKTLTLYKLQRLESIENFASVVELDLYDLPELTRISNFPKLEKLEISCCEKLESLQEMTALRELELCYGEKELPLYLQTVKPSYLLLDCRAEILTSMAAGESGPEWDKFSHIQHVEAYADDDNNRMYLSYTSKPYKMDTKIEPNLQDDGEEGGED
- the LOC124677490 gene encoding endonuclease 2-like; protein product: MGLLMLLLVVAAAASAPAADAWGKEGHYMTCKIADVSKPRIICLLGASTSDARGRGNFLTEEAATAVKGLLPAWANGELAEACSWADSQRFRYKWSSPLHFADTPGDCEFSYARDCHDTKGEKDRCVVGAINNYTAALKDSSSPYDPTESLMFLAHFVGDVHQPLHCGHADDLGGNTIIVHWYTRKGNLHHVWDVSVIETAMKDFYDNDQATMIEAIQRNITDVWSNEEKQWEACRLRTKTCAETYAKESALLACDAYEGVEQDITLGDDYFFKALPVVEKRIAQGGVRLAAILNRIFGEKNGRVQSS